The window GAGTGGAAAGGAGGCCGTGCACTGACACAGGCTGGTCTTTCCCTGAAGCACAACAAATCTCCTGGGTGGAAAGCAAGGGAGTAGCAGGCTGAATAGAGCAACTAAATGAATGAGCTCAGAACAGGGAGGTTAGTGAGACACTCtaagcattttctttccagttacaGCCTTAGAAAACCCACTTTCTGAACTTGATGGCGACGCTTCCATGGCACAGCGCATGCAAGACCATGTCTGTGGACCCTTACTCACTAttactcaaagaaaaaaactaaCCTCTTCTCTGAAAGTCTTGCTTCAGCAAGTTTTTATTCTATGTAGAAGTATGCTGCGCGCTCCATCCTACCGACCCTTGCTAAAGTCCTACCGACAGTCAATGAGTCAAAGGAATGGGGTGGGAGCCGAGTGAGAACCATTTCTTGGATCTGCGAAGCCGTGACATGGAGAAGGGTGACATCTCTGTCCCGGCCTCTCTAATgtgatatttctttttccttttcgaACCATCAGAGTTTCGTAAGATTTTCGAACAGCGAGATGGGAGGTACTAACagatgctgctgcagagacaGTCAAATAGAGGCAAAAGTGGGAGACCTGAATAACAACGAGTGCCGTGCCATCAGCATTTCCACGCTGACGGAGAAGAGCATTATCCATTGGGAAGAGTCTATTCACTCTTGTCTAGCGGATCTTAAACGGGAAGACtgacaactgaaaaataataataataataatgataatagcgGAGCATCGCTTGGCGTGTGGAGCCTTGATCTGGCACCAGCAATGCCTCGCACGAACTGTTTGCCATCTCTCCTGAGAGGACAGTAACCCCAGCAGAGAGGTGGTGGGGAGGAAAACCCTATTTCTAGGGGGCACAGCTATTTCCCATCCTCAGCTCGGCCTTACACTCCTCATTGTCCTGGTGACTAAGAACGGGGCTGGGTCTCACAGGCCTTTTAAAAGGATCTGTTACTTCACCGTGGCTCTATGACATCTGTgatatcttcagtattttttcatattgCCTTTTGCCTTTGAGGAGGCAAAAGGCCTTTATGGCCGTATGGCAAAAGGCCACCATTATGCCTTTtggttgaggaggaagagagaaaagggattAGTTGATCATGGGCACTATTACTGGGCTGCTGGGCATAAAACTGGTTTTAACAAGTCAGTTAATTTGTTAATCTAGATTAACAAATGCTTCAGTAATGTCCTTTGAAGACTATAAAAGCTCAGCAAAGTATCGGCTGAAAGTATTTTATGCAGTATTTTGGCATCTCCATTCTGCAGTGCTCACGTACCGTACAGTCAGTAAATCTCCTCGGTTCTtagcagctctgctcctccagatgatttcttttaattgcatATGCCACCAATAAAAAAGCTCCTGAAAATTAGTTCTCACCTGCTTCTGTTCTGATAATCTCTGCCTACTATACAAATCAGTCTTAATGGAGCATTTGAGCCCCAGAGATCTATAATTATAGTATTAAGTTCCATGTGCTCACAGGTAGTAGTGCAGACTGTATTTTACAGATCATGTGCAGAGCAAAATCAAAATCTACAACAGATTGACACCCAATAATGAAAATCCTTCTGAGGATGCTCTTGTTAATAATGACACCCCAAGCATTGTTTGAGCCTTGCCCCAGCAGGGACGACAGTAAGTAGGGCACCACATGGCATCgaaatcacagaaaatacttgTTACCTAAAACCTATATAGAATTTTGGATTTGCAGCTATTTGCTCACTTTTTGAGCACAGGTAATTCACAAAGAGACTCTCTGGAGCTTCAAATCAGTTGGAAAAGGTTGGAACAGAGTAGTTCCAGCGCTGTGAGGCTGAGGTTTGTGTCACCGGAGCACACAAACATCTTGCAGTTGGTAGCGGACCGTTCCCCCACAGTAAATCTCAGCAGAGAGAAAGTGGGATAATCTCAATTGTGTTTTGAGAAAGTCTGTGCTGGAAGCACATTTCCCAGCTAGCAGGGGTGCCCTATCTATGGGGCCATCTCAGACTTTCTCTCCTAACTAAAGGGGAATTAAGTGAGACCTAAGGACTTGCAGAACCTCCTGGCAGAGGGTGCCTAATGCTTGCATGCCCCAGAGGTGGTTGTTTGGATCCAGCAAGGATAAAGGATTACCAACACCTATCAGCAGACGTATGAAAAAATGCATCTACATATACGTAATGTGGTGCCAAGATTCAAAATCaagctatttcagttttttctgaAGTCGGTAAGGGTCTTGCCACTGGTTTCAGTGGGACTGAGATTGGTGCCTGTTTATGGAAATTTTTTACCACGTAACTATCTGGTATTTCCAAAGAATTTGCCAACGATTTCATCAGTCCTAGCATTTAATtcacctatttttttcccccctgtatgGGTGCAAGGAGATGCTTTTAGTGCAATTTAAAAAAGCCACCTGTTTGCAATCggggaagcctgttccagctcCCTGTCAATTCACCAAACTATTCTTTTGATAAAAATAACTATAAACCCCGTTGTTGTAAACGGGGGTGCAGGTTGGTCCTGCAGCCTCTGAATATAGGCATTCCATCTGTTCCAGCGGCAGATTTGTTCAACTATGTCTGAACCTATCACCGCTCGGGGGAAAAACTGTTCTCTGACTCATGTTAATGTATGAATCTAATTGTATCCTCACGCAGTTTGCAGCTTTCATTGCCCATTAGGAACATTAACATCATACACTGAGTCCTGGTAGATGTATGGTCTTTATATACTGCATAATGTCCACAGATCTCTGCTCGCAGctaagaaaacacaaaagaataGAGGATATTTTGAagttttgtggaggtttttttttttttttttcctttgagattgAAGTCCAGTGTCTTGGGACCCAGTGACTTTAGATGACCTTCCGTCTCCATGGACTGTACTAAATTTCAGCCCCTGGAGGCTACTCCATACAAAACCTCCTGGCTTTCAAGGGCAGGTGCAAGCAAAGCTTCACTGCGTCACAGATCAAGACCTGTTACTGCCAGAATTAGATTTCACAAATCTCTTTTATTTCACAGGACATCATTAAGGAGCTGGCCTATACTGGTTGATGGTGTCTTTAATTAATATAAGTATTATGCTGCTATTAGGATTTCCAAACAACAACATTTCCTTTTCAGCATTTATACTTACTGAGAAACAGAGGTGGATGTGTGTGTATAGACAAGCATGTGAAAACTATGTTAAAGCAATATAAAGATTGCAGACTCAGGCactcaaaaaggaagaaatgctgacACTCAGGTGTCTGTGCAAACTTAATTTAGCTCCTCTCCTTCTAATTTTTGTGGCAATTAAATGATCCCACGTTATATTTTTGATAATATCTCCTCCTTCTTCATTACGTAGGAGGCTTGACTTTCAGGCAGAGATTCTGCCTGTGCGATGAACAGCTTCTCATGAGTTTTGCCCAATGCTTTCAGTGTTTGCCCTCTGCCTTTTTCCCTGCACAGTATATGATCATGTCCTGAAGACTGAGTTTCTTCTTGGGCTTTTACAGCAGTCCTGAGCATCTGTGTGCTCTGAAAGCTCTGCTTCATGAAATCATTAAATTCACTGATGATGTGAGGGGATGGCGGGACCCcaattttacagatgggaaactgaggcatagaaaGATGAAAGCCAATTCATTCCACTAACCCTGCGCGGTCCCATCTGAGATGTGTAGGAGCTGACTTATTTGGGCTTGTACAACACCTCCTTTCCTCACAAACACCCCATTAACTGCCCATACAGCTCCGATTCTCCAGTGTTTTGGAGATGGCTGGAGAGACGTGGCTGAGCTGCCCCATTCCCCCCATAAAACAGGGCAAAGAAGATAAAACTGTTGCTTTTAAGGGTGTCTGTGTGCCTACTGCGATATGAGAGTGTTGAATAATGCTGAAGAGGGGGAGGATGGAGACATGAAGAGTAGAAGCCCTTCAGCaaggtgggatttgggggttcaGAGGGCTCCCCCATCACACCCAaatgcaggagaaaggaaaggctggGGTTTCCCAACAGTGGAGCAGATTTTGTGGAGACGAGGGCACCTCTTGACACCCCTAATCTCTAGCTGAGAGCCATAGCTGTGCCGGGCTGGTGCCAAGGCCATGCAGTGCCCCTCCAGCCACCCTTTCCCTGCGCCGTGCGTGGGAGTGAGCGGTGAGAGCCTCCACCCCACCGTGTGACTTGGGGAAAAGGGACCAGCTCATGCCAGCCAGGTTCTCCCAGCGCTGCAGGTTTAGGCAGAGCTGTGAGCTCCATACCCTATTCAGGGGCGCAGCATCCTCTCCTTGCCCTAAATCCCCCAACACCTTCCAGGTCCGCCGATGAACCATGGCAAGGACAGCCCTGAACACCAGGACTGCTGGCGGCACCGCTCTGCGGCTGCTCTCTGCCCACGTATCCTGAACGGGTCTCTAATCCCTTCTCTGTGAGACTTGCGGGCCAGCTGATGTTTGTAGGTAGCCGCACGTGTCTGTGGCCAGTGTGGTGTGAGAAACTACGGCTTGGCCCGTGCTGACTTGTCGCCTTGGGGCGAACGCTTCCCTTCCACCCCAGGCTCCTTCCGAGGAGCGAAAACCCCTGAGCTTAAGAAACAAAACTCCGGAGGCACTGCTGCAATTCAGTAAAAACgttaaaaattttatttacaggGTAAAgtacaatttcttaaaaaaaaaaaaaaaaaaagaacccactTTGATAAGAGGCATAATAATAGAATAAAGCTCTTTAtgtacaaaaatacaattttcatatGAATGAACATCTTGAATAAATTAAACCGCTATCTGGCCCACTCGCTGAATACCCCGTGTGTGCTCCTGCTCTAAAGCAAGACCGCCGCGCTGGGGGTCAGCATCTATAATGCATGAGCCTCTCCGCTTGTCCGTCGGGCGCAGGGTCCCATCGGGGCCGGTGCTGGGGCCCCCCCGGAGGGGCTGAGCCGCCCCGGGCGCCGGGCAGGAGGGAAGCGCTGAGCCCCGCGCTGCGCCCCGGGCCGCATCGGCCCCCTAAGCCTTTTCATGGCATTGTCAGGGCGTTCAAACCAAATTTTCATGCTCGTTTTTCTTCGCTGGAGAGCTACAAATTGTAAAATTGACTTTTCACCTCGTCTGCGGCAGCAAATCTGTCGCTTTTCTTCCCGGTTTTCGGAGGCGTACGGGAGgcgaggcgggggccggggggaaggggctgggcggggggggtgtgCTGAAAAGTGCAACGGgaggagacacccccccccccccccacgcccccggCCCtcgggcggggagagccgggcgcgctgcgcggagcggcgcggagcggtgcgCCCTAGCGGCAGGGCGCgcccgggggcgcggcggcgggcagcccgcggAAGCCGCGCAGGCTGTCGGCGGGCGCGTAAGCGCAGTCCTCGGAGGTGGCGGGGCTGCTGGGGCCGGAGGCGGAGGCGCAGAGCGAGGGGGCGGACGGGGAAGCGCTGGACAGCCAGGAACCGGCgtcgctgccggggctggggggcgcggcggccccgcggaaggcggggggcggcgggaggcacTGCTCGGCCAGGCGGAGGGTCTCGGAGAGGGCCCAGATGTAGTTGTAGGCGAAGCGCAGGGTCTCGATCTTGGTGAGCTTGGTGTCGTCGGGGAAGGTGGGCAGGACGCTGCGGAGCTCGTCCAGGGCGGCGTTGAGGTGGTGCATGCGGTTCCGCTCCCGGTCGTTGGCCTTCACCCGCCGGCTGCGCTTCAGCGTGTGCAGCAGCGCCTCGGTGCGCGCCCGCGCAcggccgcgccgcctccgccgctCCCGCGGAGCGCCGGGCGGCTCCGCACCGCCGCCGCTGCTGGCCGGCTCCGCGGGCATCCTGCGGGGAAGAGAAGACGGAGCCCCCGTCActgcgcggccccggcggggcgcggggcagggaaggggcggcgggggtggggggagcgccgGGGAAGGTGCGAAGCGGccggggaaggggtggggggagcggggagagaaACACCCCAACGCCTGCGGGGGGGACGGAGGGGGGAGTGCTTGGCACGGCGGCACTGCGCCGCGCAGGTGCCGGCGGCCCCGTACTCACATGGAAAGGCACTCCCAGGGATGCGGTTAGGCAATAACGGTATAAAAATACAGACGGGGAAAAAAGCAAAGCGTCCCgctgcagggggaggcagggcggACTTCGGCGCCGAGAGCCCTCCGCGGatgggggggaagaaaaacaacaacaacaacaacaacaaaaaaaaaacaaaaggaggggggaaaaaaaaaaaaaagaaagcgagCGCCGGGGaaaggcggggcgggggggacacgcgACCGCTCTTGTCTTTGAAGTGCTGCGGGCTGCGATCCGCTCGTGTGAGCGCCGGCTTTGGCACACGACGGCGCGGCGGCCCGTACTTATAGCGGCGGGCGGACAATGGCCCCGtggccgccccgcggggccgcgccgagGCGGCAGGTCGGCCCCGTGCGCCGCGCCCTCCGGAGCGTGCCCGCAATTACCGCGGGCAGCCGCGCATCTGCCGCGCCCCCGCGGGAGGGGGAGGGAGCGGGCtcccgggggggccgcgccgccgccccccccccccccgccccctccccacccgcgCTTTTGTCCCCCCGTgtgcggggagcggggagggaggggggggtggcCGGACAAAGCCGGGCGGGGAGGGTCGGTGCTCAGCGCGGGGGCGGAGGGGTCAGCGGCCCGCCGCGGCCGGAGGGTCTCCGGCGTGGGTTGAAACGGCTGCGAGCAGGGGTTTGGCAGAAAGCGGTTCGTCTGGACTTGCAGAGGACGAGccgtggggtttggtttttttttttttttccccagccagaGCCGGCTGGAGGATTTCTTCAGGTTCTCTTTGCACCTTGCGGTTTTTCGACGCGGCCCCGTCAAAGTGAGAATACTCTGCAATGGTAAAACTGTGATTCAAAGCAGGTCTTCTCCCTCCTGCGTGTCGGAGGTGAATATCTGCGTGCGCTTTGGTTTCATGCGCTTCTCTTTGAAAAGGGTTTTGCAGGTGCCCAGAAAActaaaatttccaaattacatttATCTCACAAACTTTGGGGGTTGTGAATGTATATATATCAATTCTTCTTTGTCTCTGGATAAAAACcaagagctgtgctggttttATTGTAaagttcttgctgctgctgctaagccCCATTAAGTGCCCAGGTATCACTATTTACACTTTGGGAAGGCGCAGTTTTTTGTAAGTGGCTAAAAAAGTTCCCTAATTCTGACATCTGGCTTTTGGCATCCTGCTCTCGGTGCTGTAAGGAAGCCCCATTGTCAGCACTCAGGTACTTGCCCCTCTGGAAGGTTTTCAGTTTCACCGTCCGCCAATAGCCATTTTTAGACTTCTGTGCCTAAACTCACGTTTATTTACATGCTTTCCTCTTGCATTAAATGTAGGTTCATTCCCCTCCTGTGATTTTCTCCTGTGCCTTTGATAAACAAGGAAAATGGACAGCGCAAGTTACTGTCTTTAGCTCTGCCTTTTAAGTTCATAGCAACCGTTCTTTACTTGAACCTGAGAGCAGAGTTTGCTGTCAGAGTTATTCCTTCCGCTTATCACCCTCCTCACTCTGAGATGATCCATGACACCAGCGAACTGCCACAACCAACCTTCTTTGTGCCAAAAAGATCACGCACAGAAGTGAGCAATCCAAAAAGCCCTGCGTGATGAATATTAACGAGTCTCAAACTAGAAATAGTTTTCCAGTGGCCGAGCTTGCAGGATCAG is drawn from Mycteria americana isolate JAX WOST 10 ecotype Jacksonville Zoo and Gardens chromosome 8, USCA_MyAme_1.0, whole genome shotgun sequence and contains these coding sequences:
- the NEUROG1 gene encoding neurogenin-1; the encoded protein is MPAEPASSGGGAEPPGAPRERRRRRGRARARTEALLHTLKRSRRVKANDRERNRMHHLNAALDELRSVLPTFPDDTKLTKIETLRFAYNYIWALSETLRLAEQCLPPPPAFRGAAAPPSPGSDAGSWLSSASPSAPSLCASASGPSSPATSEDCAYAPADSLRGFRGLPAAAPPGAPCR